A genomic stretch from Terriglobus sp. RCC_193 includes:
- a CDS encoding superoxide dismutase, translating to MPFELPPLPYAYNGLEPHIDEATMKLHHDKHHATYVNNLNGAVEKHPELGTKSVDDLLKDLNAIPEDVRGVVRNNGGGHSNHTMFWEIMTPNGGGAPTGAIADQIKADFGDFEAFKKTFNETTAKQFGSGWGWLIFKGGKLTIVTTPNQDSPISTGSYPILGNDVWEHAYYLNYQNRRPDYLAAWWNTVNWEEINKRFEKAKNY from the coding sequence GTGCCTTTCGAACTTCCGCCACTTCCCTACGCGTATAACGGCCTGGAGCCGCACATTGACGAAGCGACCATGAAGCTTCACCACGACAAGCACCACGCCACCTATGTGAACAATCTGAACGGCGCGGTGGAGAAGCATCCCGAACTCGGAACCAAGTCCGTCGACGATCTGCTGAAGGACCTGAATGCCATCCCGGAAGATGTGCGCGGCGTCGTCCGCAACAACGGCGGCGGCCACTCCAACCACACCATGTTCTGGGAGATCATGACGCCCAACGGCGGAGGCGCTCCCACGGGCGCGATCGCTGACCAGATCAAGGCCGATTTCGGCGACTTCGAAGCCTTCAAGAAGACCTTCAACGAAACCACCGCAAAGCAGTTCGGCAGCGGCTGGGGATGGCTCATCTTCAAGGGCGGCAAGCTCACCATCGTCACCACGCCCAACCAGGACAGCCCCATCTCCACCGGCAGCTATCCCATCCTGGGCAACGACGTTTGGGAGCACGCCTACTACCTGAACTACCAGAACCGTCGCCCTGACTACCTGGCCGCATGGTGGAACACCGTGAACTGGGAAGAAATCAACAAGCGCTTCGAAAAGGCAAAGAACTATTAG
- a CDS encoding GNAT family N-acetyltransferase, producing MPLLNEAQKAFLANPFYSALTTAQSAFGEHVGGALRYRPEILPFTAVATPETNIDPVRLRRDTDTNFIGVIPHIAAEMPDAIHATCVQMAWQPRTHFTPPAPLPNECELSAAEAHEMVELTQAAFPGYFRAETYRLGRYIGIRESGQLVAMAGHRTRMPGLREISGVCTRPGHTGKGYAQHLIQRLLADGSSDIPYLHSVSTNARAIAIYKALGFVTTGEVDFLKLSQQS from the coding sequence ATGCCCCTTCTCAACGAAGCGCAAAAGGCATTCCTCGCAAACCCGTTTTACAGCGCGCTCACCACAGCCCAAAGCGCCTTCGGAGAGCACGTTGGCGGAGCGTTGCGCTATCGTCCCGAAATACTTCCCTTCACAGCAGTCGCAACACCGGAAACGAACATCGATCCCGTGCGACTGCGCCGCGACACCGATACCAACTTCATCGGCGTAATCCCACACATAGCGGCAGAAATGCCGGATGCAATACACGCCACCTGCGTGCAAATGGCATGGCAGCCGCGCACGCACTTCACCCCACCCGCCCCACTACCAAATGAATGCGAATTAAGCGCTGCGGAAGCGCATGAGATGGTGGAGCTGACACAGGCAGCCTTCCCCGGCTATTTCCGCGCAGAGACCTATCGTCTGGGCCGTTACATTGGCATACGTGAAAGCGGGCAGCTAGTCGCTATGGCAGGCCATCGCACACGTATGCCGGGGCTGCGTGAGATCAGCGGCGTCTGCACACGCCCAGGCCACACCGGCAAGGGCTACGCGCAGCATCTCATCCAGCGCTTGTTAGCAGATGGTTCGAGCGATATCCCTTACCTGCACAGTGTCAGCACCAACGCACGCGCCATCGCAATCTACAAAGCACTCGGCTTCGTCACAACGGGCGAGGTCGATTTCCTCAAACTCTCGCAGCAGTCTTAA
- the hemL gene encoding glutamate-1-semialdehyde 2,1-aminomutase produces the protein MPLSLNRSRELQQRAEALIPGGVDSPVRAFRSVGGDPPFVERAEGAYLFDADGNRYIDYFGSWGPMILGHAETTVTAAVQAAATKGTSFGASTAAEAELAAMVMQCVPSIEKLRFVSSGTEAVMSAIRVARAFTHRNRILKFEGCYHGHSDALLVKAGSGVATLGIPGSAGIPMETTQFTTAIRYNDLAEVKAVFAKHPGEIACVILEPVVGNAGTILPQPEFLEGLREICTREGTLLIFDEVMTGFRVSLGGAQSLYGITPDLTTLGKIIGGGLPVGAFGGRAEIMNLLAPLGPVYQAGTLSGNPLAMAAGIATLRQLLDGGDALYDQLAETTSLIAHGVAREAKKAGVDLWVAGTGSMFTWFFQQGPVRNFEDALKSDTERFGKFHRGMLERGVWLPPSQFEAAFVSLQHGEAEVEATIAAARDVFASF, from the coding sequence ATGCCACTTTCTCTGAATCGCTCCCGTGAACTGCAGCAGCGCGCTGAGGCGCTCATCCCCGGAGGCGTGGATTCGCCGGTGCGGGCTTTTCGTTCCGTTGGCGGTGATCCGCCGTTTGTGGAACGCGCAGAGGGCGCGTACCTGTTCGACGCGGACGGCAACCGCTACATCGACTACTTCGGCTCGTGGGGTCCGATGATCCTGGGCCATGCCGAAACCACGGTGACCGCTGCGGTGCAGGCCGCTGCGACGAAAGGCACGAGCTTTGGCGCATCGACCGCGGCGGAAGCGGAACTGGCTGCGATGGTGATGCAGTGCGTGCCGTCCATTGAGAAGCTGCGCTTTGTTTCCAGCGGCACGGAGGCGGTGATGAGCGCCATCCGCGTGGCGCGTGCGTTTACGCATCGCAATCGGATACTGAAGTTTGAGGGCTGCTATCACGGCCATTCCGACGCTCTGCTGGTGAAGGCCGGCAGCGGCGTGGCGACGCTTGGCATTCCGGGTTCCGCCGGCATTCCCATGGAGACGACGCAGTTCACCACGGCGATTCGTTACAACGATCTGGCTGAGGTGAAGGCGGTGTTTGCGAAGCATCCCGGCGAGATTGCATGCGTGATCCTGGAGCCGGTGGTGGGCAACGCGGGAACGATTCTGCCGCAGCCGGAGTTTCTGGAAGGTCTGCGCGAGATATGCACACGCGAAGGCACGCTGCTGATCTTTGACGAGGTGATGACGGGCTTCCGAGTGTCATTGGGCGGCGCGCAATCGCTTTATGGCATTACGCCGGACCTGACGACGCTGGGCAAGATTATTGGTGGTGGGTTGCCGGTGGGCGCGTTCGGTGGTCGTGCGGAGATTATGAATCTGCTTGCGCCGCTGGGGCCGGTGTATCAGGCGGGAACGCTCAGCGGCAATCCGTTGGCTATGGCTGCGGGCATTGCGACACTGCGGCAGTTACTGGATGGTGGCGATGCGCTGTATGACCAACTCGCGGAGACGACCAGCCTGATTGCGCATGGGGTGGCGCGGGAAGCGAAGAAGGCTGGCGTCGATCTTTGGGTTGCGGGAACAGGTTCGATGTTTACGTGGTTCTTCCAGCAGGGGCCGGTGCGGAACTTTGAGGATGCTTTGAAGAGTGATACGGAGCGCTTTGGAAAATTTCACCGTGGCATGCTGGAGCGCGGTGTGTGGCTACCGCCCTCGCAGTTTGAGGCTGCGTTCGTATCGCTGCAGCATGGCGAAGCGGAAGTCGAAGCGACCATTGCCGCTGCGCGTGACGTGTTTGCTTCGTTTTAA
- the purM gene encoding phosphoribosylformylglycinamidine cyclo-ligase, which produces MNAGTKTTKAATKTAIKTKPVTYADAGVDISEGDRTKQRIKMLARKTFNKNVLSEIGGFGGLFGLDIAKYPDPVLVSSADGVGTKLKVAFELGIHHTVGCDLVNHCVNDIAVQGATPLFFLDYLATGKLEGGVLEKVVEGLSEACRANGCALIGGETAQMPGFYSEGEYDLAGFIVGVVNRDQIITGDKIQAGDVLFGLPSNGLHTNGYSLARKLLFEVAKYSADHYVNELKDKTGAALMRQHRSYLSILKKLTSAGVVTGMAHITGGGITENLPRILPKGLAAQVELSSWEVPPLFQHLQTLGQVDQDEMMRTFNMGIGMIVVVPAEAAKKAKAILNRANERFHVIGRIARGERRVNYV; this is translated from the coding sequence GTGAACGCAGGCACCAAGACAACCAAGGCCGCAACTAAAACCGCCATCAAAACGAAGCCCGTCACGTATGCTGACGCCGGCGTAGACATCTCTGAAGGCGACCGCACCAAGCAGCGCATCAAGATGCTTGCGCGCAAGACGTTCAACAAGAACGTCCTCAGCGAAATTGGCGGCTTCGGCGGCCTCTTTGGCCTCGATATAGCCAAGTATCCCGACCCCGTTCTGGTCTCCAGCGCGGACGGTGTGGGCACCAAGCTGAAGGTTGCCTTCGAGCTCGGCATTCACCACACCGTGGGCTGCGACCTGGTCAACCACTGCGTCAACGACATCGCCGTGCAGGGCGCCACCCCCCTCTTTTTCCTGGATTACCTCGCCACCGGCAAGCTCGAAGGCGGCGTTCTGGAGAAGGTCGTCGAGGGCCTCAGCGAAGCCTGCCGCGCCAACGGTTGCGCGCTGATCGGCGGCGAAACCGCGCAGATGCCCGGCTTCTACTCTGAAGGCGAATACGACCTCGCTGGTTTCATCGTGGGCGTGGTCAATCGCGACCAGATCATCACCGGTGACAAGATTCAGGCGGGCGACGTGCTCTTTGGTCTGCCCTCCAACGGCCTGCACACCAACGGCTATTCCCTGGCCCGCAAGCTGCTCTTCGAAGTAGCAAAGTACAGTGCAGACCATTACGTCAATGAGCTGAAGGACAAGACCGGCGCGGCCCTGATGCGCCAGCACCGCAGCTACCTCAGCATCCTGAAGAAACTCACCTCCGCAGGCGTCGTCACCGGCATGGCTCACATCACCGGCGGCGGCATCACGGAAAATCTGCCGCGCATCCTGCCCAAGGGCCTTGCGGCGCAGGTGGAACTCAGTTCGTGGGAGGTTCCGCCTCTCTTCCAGCACCTGCAGACACTCGGCCAGGTGGATCAGGATGAGATGATGCGCACCTTCAACATGGGTATCGGCATGATCGTCGTTGTCCCTGCGGAAGCAGCGAAGAAGGCCAAAGCCATCCTGAACCGCGCCAACGAACGCTTCCACGTCATCGGTCGCATTGCACGTGGCGAACGCCGCGTGAACTACGTATGA
- the purN gene encoding phosphoribosylglycinamide formyltransferase, translating into MSEARKARLGVLLSGRGSNFIAIADAISNGSLTGCEIAVVLSNIADAPGLSAAQQRGLATEVHVSKGVPRAEHDAKMIAALNSHEIDLVILAGYMRVLSPEFIRAFPNRILNIHPSLLPSFPGLHAQQQALDYGAKVAGCTVHFVDEAVDHGVIILQRVVPVEDTDDEAVLSARILEQEHQAYPEAIARVLSGKYATRERRFLKR; encoded by the coding sequence ATGAGTGAGGCTCGCAAGGCGCGGCTCGGAGTTCTGCTCAGCGGCCGCGGATCGAACTTCATCGCCATCGCCGACGCCATCTCCAACGGCTCCCTGACCGGCTGCGAAATTGCCGTGGTGCTATCGAACATTGCAGATGCACCCGGCCTCTCCGCAGCGCAGCAACGCGGCCTGGCCACTGAGGTCCATGTCTCCAAAGGCGTGCCACGCGCTGAACACGACGCAAAGATGATCGCCGCGCTGAACTCGCATGAGATTGACCTGGTTATCCTCGCCGGTTACATGCGTGTGCTTTCACCGGAGTTCATCCGCGCCTTCCCGAATCGCATCCTCAACATCCATCCGTCGCTGCTGCCGTCCTTCCCCGGCCTGCACGCGCAGCAACAGGCGCTGGACTACGGCGCAAAGGTCGCAGGCTGCACCGTCCACTTTGTGGACGAAGCCGTGGACCACGGCGTGATCATCCTGCAGCGCGTTGTGCCGGTGGAAGACACCGATGATGAAGCCGTGCTCTCCGCGCGCATCCTCGAGCAGGAACATCAGGCCTACCCAGAGGCCATCGCCCGCGTGCTCAGCGGAAAGTATGCAACTCGGGAACGACGTTTTCTCAAACGGTAG
- a CDS encoding S1C family serine protease — MKLRRILLVVLLLVGFYLLTQHLWPTGTVAALMQRYVPSMSDSRMEHVSGPLGAFDLNVANAQPAYDTEEQNNIAVYKRVTPSVVNITSTTIAIDFFYGAVPQQGQGSGFILDKQGHILTNNHVIGENYQRVEVQLADKHKYKAQVVTVDKAHDLALLQINAPNLQPVELADSRNLQVGQKVFAIGNPFGLSGTMTRGIISAIRSVRGPNGNAIDNAIQTDAAINPGNSGGPLMNSHGQVIGINTMIASNNGADQSAGIGFAIPINTARAVLDDFSKYGHVRRPSLAITPLEIGPDLADQIGLPADYGVLIQRVLPGGAAERAGLKGGTQRAALGNTPVMLGGDFIVAIDGEEITNVQDISSVMNSHKTGDVVTVTAFRGRRRMDVKVTLGEAGNDRQI, encoded by the coding sequence ATGAAGTTGCGTAGAATTCTGCTGGTTGTTTTGTTGTTGGTGGGTTTTTATCTCCTGACGCAGCATTTGTGGCCCACGGGCACGGTCGCTGCGCTGATGCAGCGTTATGTGCCATCGATGAGCGATAGCCGGATGGAACATGTGAGCGGGCCGCTAGGGGCGTTTGATCTGAACGTGGCCAATGCGCAGCCTGCGTATGACACGGAAGAGCAGAACAACATTGCCGTGTACAAGCGCGTGACGCCGAGCGTGGTGAACATTACCAGCACCACCATTGCAATTGATTTTTTCTATGGCGCGGTGCCGCAGCAGGGGCAGGGCTCGGGCTTCATCCTGGATAAGCAGGGCCACATCCTGACGAACAACCATGTGATTGGTGAGAACTATCAGCGTGTGGAAGTACAGCTTGCGGACAAGCACAAGTACAAGGCGCAGGTGGTGACGGTGGACAAAGCGCATGACCTTGCGCTGCTGCAGATCAACGCGCCGAACCTGCAGCCTGTGGAGCTTGCGGATTCACGCAATCTGCAGGTGGGGCAGAAGGTGTTTGCCATTGGCAATCCGTTTGGTCTGTCCGGCACCATGACACGCGGCATCATCTCTGCCATTCGCAGTGTGCGTGGCCCCAACGGCAATGCGATTGATAACGCCATCCAGACCGATGCGGCCATTAATCCCGGCAACAGCGGCGGTCCGCTGATGAATTCGCATGGGCAAGTCATCGGTATCAACACGATGATCGCCAGCAACAACGGGGCGGATCAGAGCGCGGGGATTGGTTTTGCCATCCCGATCAACACGGCGCGCGCGGTGCTGGATGATTTCTCAAAGTACGGGCACGTACGTCGACCGTCCCTGGCGATTACACCGTTGGAGATTGGGCCGGATCTCGCCGACCAGATCGGATTGCCCGCGGATTACGGTGTGCTGATTCAGCGTGTGCTGCCGGGTGGCGCTGCAGAGCGCGCAGGCCTGAAGGGCGGAACACAGCGTGCCGCGCTGGGCAATACTCCGGTGATGCTGGGTGGCGATTTTATCGTGGCGATTGATGGGGAAGAGATCACAAATGTGCAGGACATTTCGAGCGTGATGAACTCGCATAAGACCGGCGATGTGGTCACTGTGACAGCTTTCCGCGGACGTCGCAGGATGGATGTGAAGGTGACGCTGGGCGAAGCGGGGAATGATCGGCAGATTTGA
- the coaE gene encoding dephospho-CoA kinase (Dephospho-CoA kinase (CoaE) performs the final step in coenzyme A biosynthesis.) — translation MLRVALTGGVGSGKSTAAVMLRECGAYLSQSDEVGRALMQPGGAAFTAIVQQFGAGVVRADGALDRAALARIAFDEGRVEELNSIVHPLVIAEQARWAAEIAAKDPLAVAVVESALVFETKHAASAEETAPWRTRFDRIVVVTAPEEVRRWRYIQRVSGAEEAAAAADFDRRNAAQWSDERKAAMADFVIENDDSLQELREEVQTLWEELQKESAERAEKAM, via the coding sequence ATGCTGCGCGTCGCGCTGACGGGTGGAGTGGGCAGCGGTAAGAGTACCGCTGCGGTCATGCTGCGCGAGTGCGGTGCGTATCTTTCTCAGTCGGATGAGGTGGGCCGCGCGCTGATGCAGCCGGGCGGCGCCGCATTTACGGCGATTGTGCAGCAGTTTGGTGCAGGCGTGGTGCGGGCGGATGGAGCGCTGGATCGTGCGGCGCTGGCGCGGATTGCATTTGATGAAGGCCGTGTTGAGGAACTGAACAGCATCGTGCATCCGCTGGTGATTGCAGAGCAGGCACGGTGGGCCGCGGAGATCGCAGCGAAGGATCCGCTGGCGGTGGCGGTGGTGGAATCGGCGCTGGTGTTTGAGACAAAACATGCGGCCAGTGCGGAGGAGACTGCTCCGTGGCGCACGCGCTTTGATCGCATTGTGGTGGTGACTGCGCCGGAGGAAGTGCGGCGGTGGCGCTATATTCAGCGTGTTTCCGGTGCGGAGGAAGCAGCGGCTGCGGCGGATTTCGATCGTCGTAACGCAGCGCAGTGGAGCGATGAACGCAAGGCTGCAATGGCGGACTTCGTGATTGAGAACGACGATTCCCTGCAAGAGCTTCGCGAGGAAGTGCAAACGCTTTGGGAAGAGTTGCAGAAGGAATCGGCCGAGCGCGCCGAGAAAGCGATGTAG
- a CDS encoding bifunctional 5,10-methylenetetrahydrofolate dehydrogenase/5,10-methenyltetrahydrofolate cyclohydrolase, producing MSTRILDGTAIAAEIKTELKSQVEALGYTPGLTVILIGEDPASAIYVRNKVKACEELGIRSVELRPEPTITTEELLAMIGELNEDDSVDGILVQLPLPKHVDTKKVLDAVTPEKDVDGFHPVNVGRLSTGQDCLTPCTPTGVIEILKRSGISAEGAEAVVIGRSDIVGKPVAMMLTAANATVTICHGRTKNLAEHTRRADILVVAIGKAGFVTADMVKPGAVLIDVGINRVSDAAEVTRFFGDDAKRMETFGKRGSVVMGDIAPQAFAVSSAYTPVPGGVGALTIAMLMHNTVKAAKLRRVVK from the coding sequence ATGAGTACACGCATTCTGGACGGAACCGCCATTGCTGCGGAGATTAAGACCGAGTTGAAGTCGCAGGTGGAAGCGTTGGGATACACGCCGGGATTGACGGTGATTCTGATTGGCGAAGATCCCGCCTCTGCCATTTATGTTCGTAACAAGGTAAAAGCCTGTGAGGAGCTGGGCATTCGGAGCGTGGAACTGCGCCCGGAACCGACCATCACCACGGAAGAGCTGCTGGCCATGATTGGCGAGCTGAACGAGGATGACAGCGTGGACGGCATCTTGGTGCAGTTGCCGCTGCCGAAACACGTGGATACCAAGAAGGTGCTGGACGCCGTTACTCCTGAAAAGGATGTGGATGGTTTTCATCCCGTCAATGTGGGCCGTCTGAGCACGGGGCAGGATTGCCTGACGCCCTGCACGCCGACGGGCGTGATTGAGATCCTGAAACGCAGTGGCATCTCCGCGGAAGGCGCGGAAGCGGTTGTCATTGGCCGTAGCGACATTGTGGGTAAGCCAGTGGCGATGATGTTGACGGCGGCAAATGCCACCGTGACTATCTGCCACGGACGGACGAAGAATCTGGCGGAGCATACGCGGCGCGCGGACATTCTGGTGGTTGCCATTGGCAAGGCGGGGTTTGTCACCGCGGATATGGTGAAGCCGGGCGCTGTTCTGATCGACGTAGGTATCAACCGGGTCAGCGATGCGGCTGAGGTAACCCGTTTCTTTGGCGATGATGCGAAGCGCATGGAGACCTTTGGGAAGCGCGGCTCGGTGGTGATGGGCGATATTGCGCCGCAGGCATTTGCAGTTTCATCCGCGTACACGCCGGTCCCGGGGGGTGTGGGTGCGCTGACAATTGCCATGCTGATGCACAACACGGTGAAGGCTGCGAAGCTGCGGCGGGTTGTGAAGTAA
- a CDS encoding ABC transporter permease codes for MPVTTSKTSFESTLRSAKTSLVFRETMHLALDSFRASKVRFLLTMLGMIIGSASIVLVVTVGMTGRQYALETLSSIGPNMVEMQYNGGATVGADGASTPDYMTKEDEAAVLAQVPGIAQSSPMLEVHAPISIGEGKTRDVMLLGVSPRYKDVRNLGVLSGRFFDDQDTIVHEKVGMIVEPLAKVLFGSDDAAVGKVLNLSGIPITIVGVFKQRVDTFGQSEISDDTVLLPYPVARYMTGTDTVKEIFFTMKDPADVPRGAERILELIQSRHRKGSKYTAFTMVAILDTMKKVADSLTYVLTAAAFITLVVSGVGIMNSMLANVTARYREIGIRKALGATRREIRLQFLTEAVFLSLSGGVVGTLLGLALPITVNLLTPVHIPMSGLSAVVALLTSVLVGVVFGTVPANRAAALDPVDMLKYE; via the coding sequence ATGCCGGTGACTACCAGCAAGACTTCGTTTGAGAGTACGCTTCGTTCCGCGAAGACTTCGCTGGTATTTCGCGAGACGATGCATCTTGCCTTGGACAGTTTCCGCGCCAGCAAGGTGCGTTTCCTGCTGACCATGCTGGGCATGATTATTGGATCCGCTTCGATTGTGCTGGTGGTGACGGTGGGGATGACGGGGCGGCAGTATGCCCTGGAGACGTTGTCGAGCATTGGCCCCAACATGGTGGAGATGCAGTACAACGGTGGCGCTACGGTGGGCGCGGATGGCGCCTCCACGCCGGATTACATGACCAAGGAAGATGAGGCGGCGGTGCTGGCGCAGGTGCCGGGCATTGCGCAGAGCTCGCCCATGCTGGAAGTGCATGCGCCGATTTCGATTGGCGAAGGTAAGACACGCGATGTGATGCTGCTGGGCGTGTCGCCGCGGTACAAGGACGTGCGCAACCTGGGCGTGTTGAGTGGACGCTTCTTCGACGATCAGGACACCATCGTGCATGAGAAGGTCGGCATGATTGTGGAGCCGCTGGCGAAGGTCCTCTTCGGTTCAGACGATGCGGCCGTCGGCAAGGTGCTGAACCTGAGCGGCATCCCCATCACCATTGTGGGCGTTTTCAAGCAGCGTGTGGACACTTTTGGCCAGTCCGAGATCAGCGATGATACGGTGCTGCTGCCGTATCCGGTGGCGCGCTACATGACGGGAACGGATACGGTGAAGGAAATCTTCTTCACCATGAAGGACCCGGCGGATGTGCCGCGTGGTGCGGAGAGGATCCTGGAGCTGATTCAGTCGCGGCATCGCAAAGGCAGCAAGTACACGGCGTTTACGATGGTGGCGATTCTGGACACCATGAAGAAGGTTGCCGACTCCCTGACGTATGTGTTGACGGCGGCTGCATTCATTACGCTGGTGGTTTCGGGCGTGGGCATCATGAACAGCATGCTGGCGAATGTGACGGCGCGTTATCGCGAGATTGGTATTCGCAAGGCGTTGGGCGCGACGCGACGCGAGATCCGTCTGCAGTTTCTGACGGAGGCGGTTTTTCTGTCATTAAGCGGCGGCGTGGTGGGTACGCTGCTGGGGCTTGCGCTGCCGATTACGGTGAACCTGCTGACGCCGGTGCATATTCCGATGTCGGGATTATCGGCCGTGGTGGCACTGTTGACCAGCGTGCTGGTGGGTGTGGTTTTTGGTACGGTGCCGGCGAACCGGGCAGCGGCACTGGATCCGGTGGACATGCTCAAATACGAGTAG
- a CDS encoding tyrosine-type recombinase/integrase: MSVDVLCQMGVHVGVSNLKTGVLVNFGVLVKLTDTRIKNAKATSKNTRLADGGGLYLLVTVAGGKLWRWKYRFDGKEKLMSFGSYPEMSLAAAREKHSAARKLLHDGIDPMAQRKAARMAEIAADLHSFQKIAEQWHRHWKVGKSERHADAVSRRLKADVFPAIGAKVIAEIEAPAIVAMVKAIEERGAHDIAKRALETTGQVFRYAIAHGYVTRNPTADFKPADVLKSVQKTNYARIDAKDLPALLRAVELYQGTPITRLAIKLLAHTFVRTGELIGARWSEIDFEEKRWNIPG, encoded by the coding sequence ATGTCCGTTGACGTCCTGTGTCAGATGGGTGTACATGTGGGGGTATCAAATTTGAAGACGGGGGTACTCGTCAACTTTGGGGTATTGGTGAAGCTCACAGACACGCGGATCAAGAATGCAAAGGCTACCTCGAAGAACACTCGTCTTGCCGATGGTGGTGGCCTCTATCTGCTGGTGACTGTTGCTGGCGGGAAGCTGTGGCGCTGGAAATACCGCTTCGATGGCAAAGAAAAGCTGATGAGCTTCGGTAGCTACCCGGAGATGTCTCTCGCTGCTGCACGGGAGAAGCACAGCGCTGCCCGAAAGTTGTTGCACGATGGGATTGATCCCATGGCCCAACGCAAGGCGGCTCGTATGGCAGAGATCGCCGCAGATCTACATTCGTTCCAGAAGATCGCTGAGCAATGGCATAGGCACTGGAAGGTTGGTAAGAGTGAAAGACACGCTGACGCAGTGTCTCGCCGCTTGAAAGCTGACGTTTTCCCTGCCATCGGGGCCAAGGTCATTGCAGAGATCGAAGCTCCGGCCATTGTCGCGATGGTTAAAGCAATCGAAGAGCGCGGCGCCCACGATATCGCCAAGCGTGCGTTGGAGACAACAGGCCAGGTCTTCCGATATGCCATCGCACATGGTTACGTCACTCGTAACCCTACTGCTGATTTCAAACCAGCCGATGTCCTCAAATCGGTTCAGAAGACAAATTACGCCCGAATTGACGCAAAGGATCTTCCTGCCCTGCTGCGAGCCGTGGAACTTTACCAAGGCACGCCCATCACTCGTCTTGCAATCAAACTGCTGGCACACACCTTTGTGCGTACGGGCGAGTTAATTGGCGCTCGCTGGAGTGAAATCGACTTCGAAGAGAAGCGGTGGAATATCCCCGGCTGA
- a CDS encoding tyrosine-type recombinase/integrase: MRTPHIIPLSTQSIEILELLKTLTGKGSLLFPGDRSPKKSMSNGTILVALRRMGYQGIMTGHGFRGLASTVLHEQGFEHAHIELQLAHSPRNAVSAAYNHALYLSPRTKMMQWWSNYLETQQRGKVLKMRTEVA, translated from the coding sequence ATGCGAACACCTCACATCATTCCGCTGTCCACGCAGTCCATCGAAATTCTGGAATTGCTGAAGACCTTAACGGGAAAAGGCTCGCTTCTCTTCCCTGGGGATCGCAGTCCAAAGAAGTCTATGTCGAACGGCACGATCCTAGTCGCTCTGAGAAGAATGGGCTATCAAGGCATCATGACCGGGCACGGGTTCCGGGGGCTAGCATCTACAGTGCTTCACGAGCAGGGCTTTGAGCATGCTCACATTGAACTTCAGCTTGCGCACTCGCCGCGGAATGCTGTCAGTGCCGCGTACAACCATGCGCTCTACCTTTCACCACGCACCAAGATGATGCAGTGGTGGAGCAACTACCTCGAAACACAACAGCGCGGCAAAGTGCTGAAGATGCGAACAGAAGTTGCCTGA
- a CDS encoding helix-turn-helix transcriptional regulator — translation MIQLPETGLLRLPQIIGNPKKGIPALIPVSKSAWWAGIKDGRYPKGVHLGPRTTAWTVESVRALIESVGR, via the coding sequence ATGATCCAACTTCCTGAGACCGGTTTATTGCGTCTCCCACAGATTATCGGCAATCCAAAGAAGGGGATTCCCGCGCTAATTCCCGTTAGCAAATCCGCTTGGTGGGCAGGCATCAAGGACGGGCGGTACCCGAAAGGCGTTCATCTCGGACCTCGCACTACCGCCTGGACAGTGGAGTCTGTCCGCGCTCTTATCGAATCGGTTGGGAGATAA